From a region of the Helianthus annuus cultivar XRQ/B chromosome 5, HanXRQr2.0-SUNRISE, whole genome shotgun sequence genome:
- the LOC110939622 gene encoding uncharacterized protein LOC110939622 produces the protein MAKGGRKLTISRSDRFLGSYHYATGNTHVEDDGVELGEDDVWSMVDDMVNDHDHHPISNDWSSRAPVASTRSHRGSAGGLAVAFDDQPMKRIVHKSRVDSDSLASPRGRHVATSAPVNVPDWSKIYRVNSVESMHDSDEDHELDMVPPHEYLARTHKSSVFEGVGRTLKGRDMSRVRDAVWSQTGFDG, from the coding sequence ATGGCGAAAGGTGGCCGGAAACTTACAATCAGCCGGAGCGACCGCTTCTTAGGAAGCTATCACTACGCCACCGGCAACACCCACGTGGAGGACGATGGTGTAGAGCTCGGAGAAGATGACGTTTGGTCTATGGTTGACGACATGGTCAACGATCATGATCATCATCCAATCAGTAACGATTGGAGCTCACGCGCCCCTGTCGCGAGTACTCGTAGCCATCGTGGATCAGCCGGCGGGCTGGCAGTGGCGTTTGATGATCAGCCAATGAAGAGGATCGTTCACAAGTCCCGAGTTGACAGTGACAGCTTGGCATCTCCACGTGGACGTCATGTTGCCACCTCGGCACCGGTGAACGTGCCAGACTGGTCAAAGATTTACCGAGTCAACTCGGTTGAGTCGATGCATGACTCGGATGAGGATCACGAGTTGGACATGGTCCCACCACATGAGTACTTAGCACGTACCCATAAATCCTCGGTTTTCGAGGGCGTTGGTCGGACCCTTAAGGGTCGAGACATGAGTCGTGTTCGTGATGCCGTTTGGAGCCAAACCGGATTTGACGGTTAG